One region of Brassica napus cultivar Da-Ae chromosome A10, Da-Ae, whole genome shotgun sequence genomic DNA includes:
- the LOC106371839 gene encoding BTB/POZ and MATH domain-containing protein 1 isoform X2: MGTAEVSGSPTKSPLTVSTSVTETLDGFHEFKISAYSLTKGLGVGKFVASETFTVGGYTWAIYFYPDGKGPEDNSTYLSLFIALASEGADVRALFELTLVDQSGNGKHKVHSHFGRALESGPYTLKYRGSMWGYKRFFKKSSLESSDYMKDNSLLVRCRVGVVKSCTEGQRNYSIPVPISNLGQQFGNLLESGKGCDVTFEVGGETFSAHKLVLAARSPVFRAQLFGPLRDRNTDRVEIDDMESPIFKVLSLTLFLGLLLIFYSRMYHPGSSPGALLLLLSLLTQDKVLLHFIYWDELPDMQELMGTDSKSASTLVAQHLLAAADRYALERLKVICESRLCEGITINTVATTLALAEQHHCFQLKAVCLKFVSLPANLKAVMQTDGFDYLKKSCPSLLTELLKYVARLGEHSVSASGYRKEMFADGCDANGRRVKQRLH, encoded by the exons ATGGGCACCGCGGAGGTTTCCGGATCTCCGACGAAATCGCCGCTCACGGTATCGACCTCCGTCACAGAAACCCTCGATGGCTTTCATGAATTCAAGATCAGCGCCTACTCTCTCACAAAAGGCCTCGGCGTCGGCAAATTCGTGGCCTCAGAGACGTTCACCGTCGGCGGTTACACGTGGGCGATCTACTTCTACCCGGATGGGAAGGGTCCGGAGGATAACTCGACTTATCTTTCTTTGTTCATTGCTTTAGCGAGCGAGGGAGCTGATGTGAGAGCTTTGTTTGAGCTCACGCTCGTGGATCAGAGTGGGAATGGGAAGCATAAGGTTCATAGCCATTTCGGGAGAGCGCTCGAGAGCGGACCTTATACTCTCAAGTATCGTGGAAGCATGTG GGGTTACAAGCGGTTTTTCAAGAAGTCGAGTCTAGAATCATCAGATTATATGAAGGACAATAGTCTCTTGGTTCGGTGCCGTGTTGGTGTGGTGAAGTCGTGCACGGAGGGGCAGAGGAATTACAGCATCCCTGTGCCAATTTCTAACTTGGGCCAACAGTTCGGGAATCTTTTGGAAAGTGGGAAAGGTTGTGATGTTACTTTTGAAGTCGGTGGAGAAACATTCTCTGCGCACAAGCTGGTTCTTGCAGCGCGTTCCCCAGTTTTCAGGGCACAGCTTTTTGGCCCGTTAAGAGACAGAAACACTGACCGCGTAGAGATAGACGACATGGAGTCCCCCATTTTCAAGGTCCTCTCTTTAACTCTCTTTTTGGGATTGCTTCT GATTTTCTATTCACGAATGTACCATCCGGGATCTTCTCCTGGGGCGCTACTCCTGTTGTTGAGTTTACTCACCCAGGATAAG GTTTTGCTCCATTTTATCTACTGGGACGAATTGCCTGACATGCAAGAGTTAATGGGCACAGACTCTAAATCAGCTTCTACTCTTGTGGCTCAGCATCTCCTTGCAGCTGCAGACCGTTATGCTCTTGAGCGGCTTAAAGTGATCTGCGAGTCGAGACTTTGTGAAGGAATCACTATAAACACTGTTGCAACCACCTTGGCCTTAGCGGAGCAGCATCATTGTTTCCAGCTGAAGGCAGTCTGTCTCAAATTCGTTTCCTTGCCAGCGAACCTGAAag cTGTGATGCAAACAGATGGGTTTGATTATCTGAAAAAGAGTTGTCCATCTTTACTAACTGAGCTATTGAAGTATGTGGCGAGGCTTGGTGAACACTCTGTTAGTGCATCTGGGTATCGAAAAGAGATGTTTGCTGATGGTTGTGATGCAAATGGAAGAAGAGTGAAGCAGCGGTTGCATTGA
- the LOC106371844 gene encoding pentatricopeptide repeat-containing protein At5g18950-like, giving the protein MSRGQSYFITLIRNPSRQNNNTTQIRTLTLDSPSRSSSTEPNSDAHQALTSYTEMAKTVTTIIRERHRWQQTLVSDFPSFNFADPLFFRQMLTLQNNNNTNSNVMFSLWFFRWLCSTFDYKPDPVSLNLLFGALLDAKAVKAAKSFLDTTRFSPEATLLDRYVKCLCEDGLVEEGIKVYTLLKESGTVPTVPTCNAVLLGCLKVKKLDLFWELHKEMKEETEVVDLERIQCLIQALCDGGEVSEGYELLKKVLKQGLDPGHAVYSRLISGFCKIGNYACMSEILHTMIAWNHSPSIYTYQEIIKGLCKNQKQREAFSVFNSLKERGYAPDRVVYTTMIHGLCEMGWFGSARKLWFEMMEKGMRPNEFTYNVMIHAHLKRGEVVLARELYGEMLRNGFGETTVSCNTMITGFCSYGRADQAFEVFKKMSDIGVKPDAITYNALVQGFCKENKVEKGISLFKELKALGMKPSDRTYAALQKVRNLKMSESVAASLNEILEVA; this is encoded by the coding sequence ATGAGTAGAGGTCAGTCGTATTTCATCACTCTCATCAGAAACCCCTCTCGTCAGAACAACAACACCACCCAGATACGTACTCTAACCCTCGATTCTCCTTCTCGGAGCAGCAGTACCGAACCTAACTCCGATGCGCATCAGGCTTTAACATCCTACACGGAGATGGCTAAAACCGTCACTACCATCATCAGAGAGAGACACAGATGGCAGCAGACCCTGGTATCTGATTTCCCCTCGTTTAATTTCGCAGATCCTCTGTTTTTCCGACAAATGTTGACTTtacagaacaacaacaacaccaacagCAACGTTATGTTTTCTCTCTGGTTCTTCCGTTGGCTCTGCTCCACCTTTGATTACAAACCTGATCCCGTTTCTTTAAACCTTCTCTTCGGTGCTCTTTTGGATGCGAAAGCCGTTAAAGCCGCGAAAAGCTTTCTCGACACCACTCGTTTTAGCCCTGAGGCGACACTGTTAGATCGGTACGTGAAGTGTCTTTGTGAAGATGGGTTGGTGGAAGAAGGTATTAAAGTGTATACACTACTCAAAGAGAGTGGAACTGTTCCTACTGTTCCAACTTGCAATGCTGTTTTACTAGGCTGCTTGAAAGTTAAGAAACTAGATCTCTTCTGGGAGCTTCACAAGGAGATGAAAGAAGAGACCGAGGTTGTTGATCTCGAGAGGATACAGTGTTTGATTCAAGCTTTGTGCGACGGTGGTGAGGTTTCAGAAGGGTACGAGTTACTCAAGAAGGTTTTGAAACAAGGGCTTGATCCAGGACACGCTGTGTATTCAAGATTGATATCTGGCTTTTGTAAGATTGGGAACTACGCTTGTATGTCTGAGATTCTCCACACGATGATCGCGTGGAACCATTCCCCGAGTATTTATACCTACCAGGAGATTATCAAGGGGCTGTGCAAGAATCAGAAGCAGCGCGAGGCGTTTAGTGTGTTCAACAGCCTCAAAGAGAGAGGCTATGCGCCTGACAGGGTCGTGTATACAACGATGATACATGGATTATGTGAGATGGGGTGGTTCGGGAGCGCGAGGAAGCTTTGGTTTGAGATGATGGAGAAAGGGATGCGGCCTAATGAGTTTACTTACAATGTGATGATACATGCGCATTTGAAGAGAGGAGAAGTTGTGCTGGCTAGGGAACTTTACGGAGAGATGCTTAGAAATGGGTTTGGAGAGACAACGGTGAGCTGTAATACGATGATCACGGGGTTCTGCTCGTATGGAAGAGCGGATCAGGCGTTTgaggttttcaagaaaatgtcTGACATAGGAGTTAAGCCGGATGCGATCACTTATAACGCTTTGGTTCAAGGGTTTTGCAAGGAGAATAAGGTTGAGAAAGGGATTAGTCTGTTCAAGGAGCTCAAGGCCTTGGGGATGAAGCCTTCTGATAGGACTTATGCTGCACTTCAGAAGGTGAGAAACCTGAAGATGTCTGAGTCGGTTGCAGCTTCTTTAAATGAGATTTTAGAGGTTGCTTGA
- the BNAA10G16080D gene encoding membrane protein PM19L, protein MASGGSKSAAFMLLLLNLGLYFVVTIIAAWAVNHGIERARESASVLSLPAKIFPIYFPVGNMATGFFVIFTLIAGVVGMATSLTGIMNVLEWDSPNLHSAAASSLISWSLTLLAMGLACKEINIGWTEANLRTLEVMTIIVSGTQLLCTGAIHVGVGETVDAVRPHVGRA, encoded by the exons ATGGCTTCAGGAGGATCAAAGTCGGCAGCTTTCATGCTTCTGTTGCTGAATCTTGGTCTCTACTTTGTAGTCACCATCATCGCTGCCTGGGCAGTTAATCACGGCATCGAGAGAGCTCGCGAGTCCg CGTCGGTGCTGTCTCTCCCGGCGAAGATCTTCCCGATATACTTCCCGGTGGGGAACATGGCGACTGGCTTTTTCGTGATATTCACGTTGATAGCTGGCGTGGTCGGAATGGCGACATCACTCACCGGAATCATGAACGTACTTGAGTGGGACTCTCCGAATCTCCATTCCGCCGCAGCTTCCTCTCTCATCTCCTGGTCTCTCACTCTCCTCGCCATGGG ATTGGCTTGTAAGGAAATCAACATAGGCTGGACCGAAGCCAATCTA AGAACTCTTGAAGTGATGACAATAATAGTAAGTGGTACTCAGTTGTTGTGCACCGGAGCTATTCACGTCGGAGTTGGAGAAACAGTCGACGCAGTAAGGCCTCATGTCGGGAGAGCTTGA
- the LOC106371839 gene encoding BTB/POZ and MATH domain-containing protein 1 isoform X1, whose amino-acid sequence MGTAEVSGSPTKSPLTVSTSVTETLDGFHEFKISAYSLTKGLGVGKFVASETFTVGGYTWAIYFYPDGKGPEDNSTYLSLFIALASEGADVRALFELTLVDQSGNGKHKVHSHFGRALESGPYTLKYRGSMWGYKRFFKKSSLESSDYMKDNSLLVRCRVGVVKSCTEGQRNYSIPVPISNLGQQFGNLLESGKGCDVTFEVGGETFSAHKLVLAARSPVFRAQLFGPLRDRNTDRVEIDDMESPIFKVLLHFIYWDELPDMQELMGTDSKSASTLVAQHLLAAADRYALERLKVICESRLCEGITINTVATTLALAEQHHCFQLKAVCLKFVSLPANLKAVMQTDGFDYLKKSCPSLLTELLKYVARLGEHSVSASGYRKEMFADGCDANGRRVKQRLH is encoded by the exons ATGGGCACCGCGGAGGTTTCCGGATCTCCGACGAAATCGCCGCTCACGGTATCGACCTCCGTCACAGAAACCCTCGATGGCTTTCATGAATTCAAGATCAGCGCCTACTCTCTCACAAAAGGCCTCGGCGTCGGCAAATTCGTGGCCTCAGAGACGTTCACCGTCGGCGGTTACACGTGGGCGATCTACTTCTACCCGGATGGGAAGGGTCCGGAGGATAACTCGACTTATCTTTCTTTGTTCATTGCTTTAGCGAGCGAGGGAGCTGATGTGAGAGCTTTGTTTGAGCTCACGCTCGTGGATCAGAGTGGGAATGGGAAGCATAAGGTTCATAGCCATTTCGGGAGAGCGCTCGAGAGCGGACCTTATACTCTCAAGTATCGTGGAAGCATGTG GGGTTACAAGCGGTTTTTCAAGAAGTCGAGTCTAGAATCATCAGATTATATGAAGGACAATAGTCTCTTGGTTCGGTGCCGTGTTGGTGTGGTGAAGTCGTGCACGGAGGGGCAGAGGAATTACAGCATCCCTGTGCCAATTTCTAACTTGGGCCAACAGTTCGGGAATCTTTTGGAAAGTGGGAAAGGTTGTGATGTTACTTTTGAAGTCGGTGGAGAAACATTCTCTGCGCACAAGCTGGTTCTTGCAGCGCGTTCCCCAGTTTTCAGGGCACAGCTTTTTGGCCCGTTAAGAGACAGAAACACTGACCGCGTAGAGATAGACGACATGGAGTCCCCCATTTTCAAG GTTTTGCTCCATTTTATCTACTGGGACGAATTGCCTGACATGCAAGAGTTAATGGGCACAGACTCTAAATCAGCTTCTACTCTTGTGGCTCAGCATCTCCTTGCAGCTGCAGACCGTTATGCTCTTGAGCGGCTTAAAGTGATCTGCGAGTCGAGACTTTGTGAAGGAATCACTATAAACACTGTTGCAACCACCTTGGCCTTAGCGGAGCAGCATCATTGTTTCCAGCTGAAGGCAGTCTGTCTCAAATTCGTTTCCTTGCCAGCGAACCTGAAag cTGTGATGCAAACAGATGGGTTTGATTATCTGAAAAAGAGTTGTCCATCTTTACTAACTGAGCTATTGAAGTATGTGGCGAGGCTTGGTGAACACTCTGTTAGTGCATCTGGGTATCGAAAAGAGATGTTTGCTGATGGTTGTGATGCAAATGGAAGAAGAGTGAAGCAGCGGTTGCATTGA
- the LOC106371845 gene encoding putative MO25-like protein At5g47540: MSFSFFKPSRPKTPQEVVKAIRDSLLALDTKTVVEVKALEKALEEVEKNFSSLRGMLSGDGEAEPNADQAVQLALEFCKEDVISLVIHKLHILGWETRKDLLHCSSILLKQKVGEAYCCVQYFEEHFELLDCLVVCYDNKEIALHCGSMLRECIKFPSLAKYILESACFELFFKFVELPNFDVASDAFSTFKDLLTKHDTVVSEFLTSHYPEFFDIYERLLTSSNYVTRRQSLKLLSDFLLEPPNSHIMKKFILEVRYMKVIMTLLKDSSKNIQISAFHIFKIFVANPNKPQEVKIILARNHEKLLELLHNLSPGKGSEDDQFEEEKELIIEEIQKMSRLKNLEL, encoded by the exons ATGTCGTTCTCCTTCTTCAAGCCATCAAGGCCCAAGACGCCTCAAGAGGTTGTTAAGGCGATCAGAGACAGCCTCTTGGCTCTCGACACCAAAACCGTCGTCGAAGTTAAAGCCCTCGAGAAG gcTTTGGAAGAAGTTGAGAAGAATTTTTCATCTCTGAGAGGAATGCTGTCTGGAGATGGCGAGGCTGAGCCAAATGCTGATCAAGCTGTACAGTTAGCATTAGAGTTTTGCAAAGAAGATGTTATCTCTCTTGTTATTCATAAGCTACACATTTTGGGATGGGAA ACAAGAAAAGATTTGCTGCATTGCTCGTCTATCTTGTTGAAGCAAAAAGTTGGGGAGGCTTATTGCTGTGTGCAGTACTTTGAAGAACATTTTGAGTTGCTTGACTGTTTGGTTGTATG CTATGATAACAAGGAGATAGCTCTGCATTGTGGAAGTATGCTTAGGGAATGCATTAAATTCCCAAGTCTTGCTAA GTATATTCTAGAGTCTGCTTGCTTTGAGTTATTCTTCAAATTTGTGGAATTGCCGAACTTTGATGTTGCTTCTGATGCATTTTCAACATTCAAG GATCTTCTCACAAAACATGACACTGTCGTCTCTGAGTTTCTCACCTCTCATTACCCTGAG TTCTTTGATATATACGAAAGGCTTTTGACATCATCAAACTATGTGACGAGAAGGCAATCGTTGAAG CTTCTCTCGGATTTCTTGTTGGAGCCTCCAAACTCCCACATAATGAAGAAATTCATCTTAGAAGTTCGTTACATGAAAGTGATTATGACACTTTTGAAG GACTCGAGCAAGAATATTCAAATCTCAGCCTTTCATATATTCAAG ATCTTTGTTGCGAATCCTAATAAgccacaagaagtgaagatcattTTGGCAAGAAACCACGAGAAGTTACTTGAACTTCTTCACAACTTGTCCCCTGGTAAAG gTTCTGAAGATGATCAATTCGAGGAGGAAAAGGAGCTGATCATCGAGGAGATCCAGAAAATGTCTCGCCTGAAAAACCTTGAACTGTGA
- the LOC106371840 gene encoding uncharacterized protein LOC106371840: MASRNYEEEEDRSIRLQVSELHKLEEARGSNDTVFDLRSSIEKGDSGETADAASVSSATAFRSKSTTPAPEKQLTLFALQLAILEKTATGIGTLGFIWATVVLLGGFAITLDGSDFWFITIILLIEGARIFSRSHELEWQHQATWTIAGVGISSFRALRSTSASLLRCLRIRSRETTTTVTRDSEAATWRKNSSEVPLLPYARWFFISSAVSRLLYWLQLLSATACVALSSYKLVRHNYGDVHKGDTDKRNRQSALNIFYSLALAEALLFLAEKAYWEWRVSVCNLLENVTRECEFGATGLVSIKRFFYDSYSKCVNGSIFDGLKMDIVSFGMELLGSNSSDEQLIGARILRQFAVSERYSEETLEKIGINFPVVERLVEMLNWKDLQEEEIRRSAAEIVSKLAGKKQNSLRVAGISGAMESISSLLESTRSSGEAPDEIGEKKVFHEHDLHYDFCRFNNLGLLILKKLAKDHDNCGKLGNTRGLLPKIIDFTHVDQVLLWEENAEVARSQVLTLKRSLQLVKMLASTTGHTGKCLRREISEIVFTVSNVRDVLRHGGRYPKLQKLGIGILTNLALDTEARERIGGTGGVLKELFNIFFKTHGDDGNQGCVRIAAGEAIAMLVLESKGNCLHALRLGVMGRLVEALEVPLIRVNAARVLRNLCLYSGDDCFHELKFVRAAAPTVLKSITSEDNKLQEVMVGLAAQVFRFMSPEDSCYVFMDSGIRRRELAYSLVSILRKHDKPAIKVPRIRRFAIELAVWMMEDDMENNVAVFRELGLEKELEKVLETTAELENFDVFSGTVGVSRHSRTVHSLAELALKILEDN, from the exons ATGGCTTCAAGGAattacgaagaagaagaagatcgaagCATTCGTTTGCAG GTGTCGGAGCTACATAAACTGGAGGAAGCTAGAGGCTCAAACGACACCGTATTCGATCTAAGAAGCAGCATTGAGAAAGGAGACAGCGGCGAAACCGCGGACGCAGCCTCCGTTTCCTCCGCGACCGCGTTTCGCAGTAAATCAACGACCCCCGCTCCAGAGAAGCAGCTAACGCTGTTCGCTCTCCAGCTCGCGATCCTCGAGAAAACCGCCACCGGAATCGGAACCCTAGGCTTCATCTGGGCCACGGTGGTCCTCCTCGGCGGCTTCGCGATCACCCTCGACGGCTCGGACTTCTGGTTCATCACCATCATCCTCCTCATCGAAGGCGCTCGAATCTTCAGCCGAAGCCACGAGCTCGAGTGGCAGCACCAGGCCACGTGGACCATCGCCGGCGTCGGGATCAGCAGCTTCCGCGCTCTCCGATCGACCTCAGCTTCCCTCCTCAGATGCCTCCGAATCCGATCGAGAGAAACGACGACGACGGTTACAAGAGACTCCGAAGCCGCCACGTGGCGGAAGAACAGCTCAGAGGTGCCTCTCCTTCCGTACGCGAGATGGTTCTTCATCTCCAGCGCGGTGAGCCGCCTCCTCTACTGGCTCCAGCTCCTCTCCGCGACGGCGTGCGTGGCGTTGTCTTCGTACAAGCTCGTGAGGCACAACTACGGAGACGTTCACAAGGGGGATACGGATAAGAGGAATAGACAGTCGGCGCTCAACATATTCTACTCGCTCGCATTGGCTGAGGCGTTGCTGTTTTTAGCTGAGAAAGCTTATTGGGAGTGGAGAGTGAGTGTTTGTAATTTGCTTGAGAATGTGACTAGAGAGTGTGAGTTTGGGGCTACTGGTTTGGTTTCGATAAAGAGGTTTTTCTATGATTCTTACTCTAAGTGTGTGAATGGGAGTATCTTTGATGGGTTGAAGATGGATATTGTGAGCTTTGGTATGGAGCTTTTGGGGTCTAACTCTTCTGATGAGCAGCTTATTGGGGCTAGGATTCTTAGACAGTTTGCAGTTAGTGAACGGTACTCGGAGGAGACGCTTGAGAAGATCGGAATCAACTTCCCTGTTGTTGAAAG GTTGGTGGAGATGCTGAACTGGAAAGATCTGCAAGAGGAAGAGATCAGGAGATCAGCGGCTGAGATAGTATCGAAGCTAGCTGGCAAAAAGCAGAACTCTTTAAGAGTAGCTGGGATCTCTGGTGCGATGGAATCGATTTCATCGTTGTTAGAGAGCACGAGGTCATCAGGTGAAGCTCCAGATGAGATTGGGGAGAAGAAAGTGTTCCATGAGCATGATCTACACTACGATTTCTGTAGATTTAACAATTTGGGACTGTTGATTCTGAAGAAGTTGGCTAAAGATCATGATAACTGTGGAAAGCTAGGCAACACGAGGGGTCTTCTCCCGAAGATAATTGATTTCACACACGTGGATCAAGTTCTGTTGTGGGAGGAGAACGCAGAGGTTGCTAGGTCACAGGTTCTGACGTTGAAACGGTCCCTGCAGCTGGTGAAAATGTTAGCCAGCACGACTGGGCACACAGGGAAGTGCCTCAGGAGGGAGATCTCGGAGATTGTTTTCACGGTTAGCAACGTGAGGGATGTGTTGAGACACGGGGGGAGATACCCGAAGCTGCAGAAGCTCGGGATAGGGATACTGACAAACCTTGCGCTTGACACGGAAGCTAGGGAGAGAATTGGCGGAACGGGTGGTGTTTTGAAAGAGCTGTTCAACATTTTCTTTAAAACTCACGGAGACGATGGGAATCAGGGATGTGTGAGGATCGCTGCAGGGGAGGCGATAGCGATGCTTGTGTTGGAGAGCAAAGGCAACTGCCTCCATGCTCTTAGGCTTGGAGTGATGGGGAGGCTTGTGGAAGCACTTGAAGTTCCTTTGATCCGTGTGAATGCTGCAAGAGTGTTGAGAAACTTGTGCTTGTACTCTGGGGATGATTGCTTTCATGAACTGAAGTTCGTTAGAGCAGCAGCACCTACG GTGTTGAAGTCAATCACATCAGAAGACAACAAACTACAGGAAGTGATGGTGGGGTTAGCAGCCCAAGTGTTTAGATTCATGAGTCCAGAAGATTCCTGCTATGTTTTCATGGATTCAGGGATCAGGCGGCGGGAACTGGCATACTCGTTGGTCTCGATTCTGAGAAAACACGACAAACCAGCGATTAAGGTGCCAAGAATCAGGAGATTTGCGATCGAGCTGGCGGTATGGATGATGGAAGATGACATGGAGAATAATGTAGCGGTGTTCAGAGAGTTGGGTCTGGAGAAAGAGCTTGAGAAGGTTCTCGAAACTACGGCTGAGCTTGAGAACTTCGATGTTTTCTCTGGTACTGTTGGAGTAAGCCGTCATAGCAGGACGGTCCATTCGCTAGCTGAGCTAGCCTTGAAAATTCTTGAGGATAACTGA